CGCGCGCTGATCGGCGGCTTCGACTTCAACAAGAACAAGTTCAATCACGTGACGCAGGCGTGGCGCCAGCCGGGTTCGAGCTTCAAGCCGTTCATCTATTCGGCGGCGCTCGACAAGGGCCTCGCACCGGCGACGATCATCAACGACGCGCCGCTGTATTTTCCCGCGACCACGCCGGGCGGCGAAGCGTGGGAACCGAAGGACGACGATCAACCCGACGGCCCGATGTCGATGCGCCTCGCGCTGCAGAAGTCGAAGAACCTCGTGTCGATCCGCATCCTGTCGTTCATCGGCACGAAGTACGCGCAGGATTACGTGACGCAGCGCTTCGGCTTCGACGCGGACAAGACGCCGCCGTATCTGCCGATGGCGCTCGGTGCCGGGCTCGTCACGCCGCTGCAGGAAGCGGGCGGGTACTCGGTGTTCGCGAACGGCGGCTACCGGATCAATCCGTACCTGATCTCCGAAGTGACCGACGCGCGTGGCGAACCGATCTCGAAGGCACAGCCTTTGACGGCGGGCCGCGATGCACCGCAGACTCTGGCGCCGCGTAACGCGTACATCATGAACAGCCTGCTGCATTCGGTCGCGACCGCGGGCACCGGCGCGGGCACGAACGTGCTGCATCGTTCGGATCTGCAGGGCAAGACCGGTACGACGAACGATGCGAAGGATGGCTGGTTCGCCGGCTATCAGCAGTCGCTCGTCGCGGTTGCGTGGATGGGCTACGACCAGCCGAAGAGCCTCGGTAGTCGTGAATTCGGTGCGCAGCTCGCGTTGCCGATCTGGGTCGAGTACATGCAGCGTGCGTTGCACGGTGTGCCGCAGGCCGAACCGGCGATGCCGTCCGGTGTGACGACCGTCGATGGCGAACTGTTCTATGCAGACGCGACGCCGGGCAACGGCTTTGTGGCGAGCATCGGGATGGATGCGGCGAATCCGCTCGCAGGTGGAACCGATGCAGTGGGCGGGATTGGACCGGCAGGCATGACACCGCCGCCGGTGCCGACGGTGTCGTCGGGCGAGAAGCAACAGATCATGGATCTGTTCGAGTCGAACAAGCCTTGATGTAAGTCATGCGCGGGTGCCCGCGGGTACCTTCGCGGGTGCCTTGTATATCCGCGCATGACGATTCCTGAGTCACCAGACGAAAGCCGTCTTCAATCAGACACCTGGCGACGTTGTCCGGGTGTTATCAACAGACCTCTCAACACAAGCTGTGGATAGATGCGCGCTCGCACCTCGCCGCATCGTCACGCGAAAATAGCCAGGCCGTTCTTCTTCACGAGCTGAAGCATGCGCGCAGCAATGCCGCTCGGCTTTTTGTCGCCCTGTTCCCATTGACGAATGGTGGAGGCCGTGGTGTTCAGGTACAGCGCGAACACGCTTTGACTGACCTTCACGCCCTCCCGAATACGAGCGATCTGCCGGGGATTGAACTCCGGCGCCTTTTCGATGCACAGCTCGTCGTACTCACGCATCGTTTTTTTGTCGATGACCTTCGCGCGATGCAGGCCGGAAGCTGCGCTGTGAATCGCTTCCATTGCATCGCTTTTGAAACGGGTCTTGCTCATTGCAAATCTCCATGAGTTCCTTCAACGCCAACATCCTCTCGAGGTCGGCGGCCTTCGTGTTGCCATAGTCACGGGCAAGCGTCTTGAAACCACGCAGCTCGCTATCGTCGATGTTCTCCCGGTCGCTCTTCGCGAACAGGTACACGAACACCCAGAAATCCCCGATCCGGTTGACGACGATACCGCGCTGCGTGTTCCTGTCGAGCCGCTTTTTCCAGACGTTTCCGCCGAGGTTGCTGCCCTGGCCGATCTCCAGCTCCGACGCTGCTTTACACAGGTCGGTGTCGGAGATTTCGGCGGCTCTCGCTCTCCTGGTGAACCACGACGTCTTGAATACTCTTGAACCTGGTTTTGCCATATTCGGTGAAACGTGAGAGTGATCAAAATATACCACTGAGTGGTATATTGCTCAACCCGTTGTGTTGCGACGGATACTCGATCGTCGGGCACCGCAACGGGGTCGCATAACAGACTTGATCCTCTCGAATCAGTTCGTCGTTCGTTTCTATCCGGGAGCGTATTGGCCATCCGGTGGATGGCCTTTGGGATGACTGGTCAGCGGAGGGAGGGTGGGCGTACCGTGACGGTTCCTGCGGCAACCGCCGCATGACGCATTTCGCACCGCCACGCAAAAGCATCGTCCGGACAACACGTTAGCCGGGTTGTCCGAACGTTATCCACATCCTCTTCAACAAAAACCGGGGATAACCTCGGTTCAGTCTTTTGCGATAGCGGTGGCTTGTGCGGATGCTGCAGAGGGAGATGTCGACGGTGTGTTCACAGGCGGATTGCCCATCGCCTGAAACAGCGCCGCAGTATCGGACAGACGTGCGCCGCTATAGCGGATCTCGTCGAGTCGCGCGTTGCGATACTGCTGTTCGCTCGAACGCGCGGACATCAGCGGTACTGCGCCGAGTCGATAGCGTTGCGATGTCTCGGTGAAGATCTGTTGCGCCGAACTTGCAGCGACGCTTGCCGCATCGAGCGACTGCGCGTCGTGTTCGAGCGCTGCGAGCGAATCGGCGACGTTCTGGAACGCAGCCAGCACGGTCTGCTTGTATTGCTCGACGGCGGCCTGATATGTGTCCATCGCCGCGCGTCGCTGTGCGAACAGCGCGCCGCCGTGGAAGATCGGTTGCGTCAAAGATGCGCCGATGCTCCAGATCGCGCCCGCACCCGACGTCACGAGCGGCCAGCTGAAACCGGCGCGTCCCATCGATGCGGTCAACGACAGGCTCGGGAACATCGCTGCGGTTGCCGCGCCGACGTCGGCGGAGGCGGCCTTCAACGTCGCGTCCGCGGCCTGGATGTCGGGCCGCGCGCGCAGCAGATCGGACGGCACCGACACGGGCACGTCTTCGGGAACGTGCAGTGCGGCGAGATCGAGATCGTCGGGGGCGGCGTCGGGCGTGCGGCCGAGCAGTACGGCGAGCGCATGACGCGTCGCGAGCCATTGCTGACGCAATCCCGGCAGACTCGCCGCCAGCGATGCCGCACTCTGCTGCGCACTGAGAAAGTCCGCATGCGAGACCGCGCCGAGTTCGTAACGGCGCTGCGTATCGCGCGCCTGATCGTTCGCGAGCGCGACGAGCTGTTCGGTCGTATCGACCTGCGCGTGCAGCGTCGCCGCACTGATCGCCGCCGACACTATGTTCGCCGCAAGCGCGCGTCGTGCCGCGTCGAACTGGAACGCCTGCACGTCGACGCGCGCAGCCAGCGCCGCGTTCTGCAACCGCGACGCACCAAACAGATCGAGCGTGTAGTTCGCTTGCAGCTGCCCGACGAACACGTTGTACAGCGACGTGTTCGGTCCGAACACCGGGATGCCCAGTGCGCGTTCGCGCGTGGCCTGGCCGCCGGCATCGATCGTCGGCAGCATCGAACTGCCGACCTGCGCGCGCAACTGTTCGTGCGCGGCCGCGAGGCTCTTGTCGGCGGCGGCGAGTGTCGGGCTATGACGGAAGCCTTCTTCGACGAGCGCGTTCAAAGCGTCCGACCGATACAGCTTCCACCATTCAGGCACCGCCTTCGCGCCCGCGACGAACTGCTGCGACACGCCTTGCGCGGACACGGTTCGCAGCGGCTGCGGTTCGGCACCGTAGTGCACGGGTTGCGGCATCGCAGGCGGGTTGCCGTTCGGTCCGAACGAGCAGCCGGCCAGTACGAACAGCGCGGTGCCGGAGAGGACAGCCGTCGTGCGGCGTAGGGGAGAGTGGTTCATGATCAGTTTCCCGAATGCGCGTTGCCGTCGGCCGGCGGATCGCGTTCGTCGCTGCGCACGCGGAACGACATCGCGTACAGCGCCGGCAGGTAGAACAGCGTCAGCACGGTCGCGCTCGTGATGCCGCCCATCAGCGCGGTCGCCATCGGCCCGAAGAAGTTCGAGCGCAGCAGCGGAATCAGCGCGAGCACCGCGGCGGCAGCCGTTAACGTGATCGGCCGGAAGCGTCGCACGGTTGCGCCGACGATCGCATCGAAGCGGCGGTGGCCGGCGGCGATGTCCTGTTCGATCTGGTCGACGAGAATCACCGAGTTGCGCATGATGATCCCGAACATCGCGATCACGCCGAGCATCGCGACGAAGCCGAACGGCTGGCCGAACATCAGTAGCGTCGCGACGACGCCGATCAGTCCGAGCGGCGCGGTCAGCACGACCATCAGCACGCGTGCGAAGCTTTGCAGCTGGATCATCAGCAGCACGAGCACCGCGACGACCATGATCGGCATCTGCGCGTTGATCGACGTCTGGCCCTTCGCGCTTTCCTCGACCGAGCCGCCGATCTCGATCCGGTAACCGACCGGCAGCGTGCGGCGTATCGACTCGAGCGCGTGATCGACCGAATTCGTGACGTCGATGCCCTGCGCGTTTGCGACCACGTCGGACTGCACGGTGATCGTCGGTTGCCGGTCGCGTTCCCACACGACGCCGTATTCCAGATCGTTGCGCAGATGGCCAAGCGCGCCGAGCGGCACCGGACCATTGGGCGTCGGCATCGCGAGCGTGAGCAGTTGCGACGGGTCGACGCGTTCGCGTTTCGGCGCGCGCAGATCGACGCTGATCAGCTTGTCGTACTCGCGGTACTGCGTGACCGTGTAGCCGGACAGTGTCATCGCGAGGAAGCTCGACACGTCGTCTGACGTGACGCCCAGTTCGCGTGCTTTCTTCTGGTCGATCTCGAAGCGCACCGAGCGTTCGGCCGGCTCGTCCCAGTCGAACTGCACGTTCGACGTGCGCGCGTCGCCGCGCATCGTGGCCGCGACGCGCTCGGCGATCGAACGCACCGTCGCGATGTCGTCGCCGCTCACGCGGAACTGCACCGGATAGCCGACCGGCGGTCCGTTTTCAAGACGCGACAGACGCGTGCGGATCGCCGGAAACTGCGCGCGCAGCGTCGGATCGAGCCAGCGCGCGAGCTTCTCGCGATCCTTGACGCTTTTCGCGGTGACGACGAATTGCGCGAAGTTCGGCTGCGGCAACTGCTGGTCGAGCGGCAGATAGAAGCGCGGCGCGCCGGTACCGACGAAGTTCACGAAGTGATCGATCTCGGGCCGGCCGTCGAGCGTCTTCTCCAGGCGCTGCACCTGACGCAGCGTCGCGTCGAACGACGCGCCTTCCGGCAAGCGCACGTCGATCAGCAGTTCGGGCCGGTCTGAACTCGGGAAGAACTGCTGCGGGACGAGCGTGAAGCCCGCAAGCGACACGATGAACAGCACGACAGTGATGCCGAGCACGACGAAGCGCCGCTCGATGCACCACGCGATCCAGCCGCGCAGCCGTCCGTAGAAGCGTGTGTCGTAGATGTCGTGTTCATGCTCGTGGTCCTGTTCGCCTTCGTGCGGATGCGCCGGTGCAGGGTGCTTGCGTTCCGGCAGCAACCGATAACCGAGCAGCGGAATCAGCACGACCGCCGCGAGCCACGATGCGATCAGCGCGATCGCCGAGACTTCGAAGATCGAGCGCGTGTATTCGCCGGTGCTCGACTTCGCGAGCGCGATCGGCAGAAAACCCGACACGGTGACGAGCGTGCCAGTCAGCATCGGGAACGCGGTGCTGGTGTACGCGAACGCGGCGGCACGCTGGCGGTTCCAGCCCTGTTCGAGCTTCACGGCCATCATTTCGACGGCGATGATCGCATCGTCGACGAGCAGCCCGAGCGCGAGCACCAGCGTGCCGAGCGACACCTTGTGCAGCCCGATACCGAACAGATACATGCACAGCGCGGTGACCGCGAGCACGACCGGGATCGAGATCACGACGACGAGGCCGGTTCGCACACCGAGCGATACGAGACTCACGACCAGCACGATCGCGACCGCTTCGGCGACGGCTTCGAGGAAGTCGTCGATCGATTGCGCGACCGCGTGCGGCATGCTCGACACCTGGACGAGTTTCAGGCCCGCCGGCAGCGACGCGCGCAACTCGGCAGTCTTCGCATCGAGCGCCTTGCCGAGGCGGATCACGTCGCCGCCCGGCTGCATCGTGACGCCGACGCCGAGTACGTCATGGCCGCCGAAGCGCATCCGTGTCGACGGC
This portion of the Paraburkholderia flava genome encodes:
- a CDS encoding helix-turn-helix domain-containing protein is translated as MSKTRFKSDAMEAIHSAASGLHRAKVIDKKTMREYDELCIEKAPEFNPRQIARIREGVKVSQSVFALYLNTTASTIRQWEQGDKKPSGIAARMLQLVKKNGLAIFA
- a CDS encoding efflux transporter outer membrane subunit; translated protein: MNHSPLRRTTAVLSGTALFVLAGCSFGPNGNPPAMPQPVHYGAEPQPLRTVSAQGVSQQFVAGAKAVPEWWKLYRSDALNALVEEGFRHSPTLAAADKSLAAAHEQLRAQVGSSMLPTIDAGGQATRERALGIPVFGPNTSLYNVFVGQLQANYTLDLFGASRLQNAALAARVDVQAFQFDAARRALAANIVSAAISAATLHAQVDTTEQLVALANDQARDTQRRYELGAVSHADFLSAQQSAASLAASLPGLRQQWLATRHALAVLLGRTPDAAPDDLDLAALHVPEDVPVSVPSDLLRARPDIQAADATLKAASADVGAATAAMFPSLSLTASMGRAGFSWPLVTSGAGAIWSIGASLTQPIFHGGALFAQRRAAMDTYQAAVEQYKQTVLAAFQNVADSLAALEHDAQSLDAASVAASSAQQIFTETSQRYRLGAVPLMSARSSEQQYRNARLDEIRYSGARLSDTAALFQAMGNPPVNTPSTSPSAASAQATAIAKD
- a CDS encoding efflux RND transporter permease subunit; translation: MNAAHEEGRFNLSAWALRHQALVVFLIVLATAFGILAYTRLAQSEDPPFTFRVMVIRTFWPGATARQVQDQVTDRIGRKLQETPSTDFLRSYSRPGESLIFYTMKDSAPVSQVPETWYQIRKKVGDIATTLPPGVQGPFFNDEFGDVYTNIYTLEGDGYSPAQLHDYADQLRAVLLRVPGVAKIDYFGDPDQHIYVEITNTQLTRLGISPQQIAQAINSQNAVSPAGTLTTFDDRVFVRPSGQFDNVNALADTLIRVNNRSFRLGDIATIRRGYDDPPSTRMRFGGHDVLGVGVTMQPGGDVIRLGKALDAKTAELRASLPAGLKLVQVSSMPHAVAQSIDDFLEAVAEAVAIVLVVSLVSLGVRTGLVVVISIPVVLAVTALCMYLFGIGLHKVSLGTLVLALGLLVDDAIIAVEMMAVKLEQGWNRQRAAAFAYTSTAFPMLTGTLVTVSGFLPIALAKSSTGEYTRSIFEVSAIALIASWLAAVVLIPLLGYRLLPERKHPAPAHPHEGEQDHEHEHDIYDTRFYGRLRGWIAWCIERRFVVLGITVVLFIVSLAGFTLVPQQFFPSSDRPELLIDVRLPEGASFDATLRQVQRLEKTLDGRPEIDHFVNFVGTGAPRFYLPLDQQLPQPNFAQFVVTAKSVKDREKLARWLDPTLRAQFPAIRTRLSRLENGPPVGYPVQFRVSGDDIATVRSIAERVAATMRGDARTSNVQFDWDEPAERSVRFEIDQKKARELGVTSDDVSSFLAMTLSGYTVTQYREYDKLISVDLRAPKRERVDPSQLLTLAMPTPNGPVPLGALGHLRNDLEYGVVWERDRQPTITVQSDVVANAQGIDVTNSVDHALESIRRTLPVGYRIEIGGSVEESAKGQTSINAQMPIMVVAVLVLLMIQLQSFARVLMVVLTAPLGLIGVVATLLMFGQPFGFVAMLGVIAMFGIIMRNSVILVDQIEQDIAAGHRRFDAIVGATVRRFRPITLTAAAAVLALIPLLRSNFFGPMATALMGGITSATVLTLFYLPALYAMSFRVRSDERDPPADGNAHSGN